The Longimicrobium sp. sequence GCTGCGGCGCTGCGGCTTCAGCCGCCGGTGGGGGGGCCAGCCCGCGCACCTTCCACTCGGGCCGGCCGCGGTTTCCGTCTACCGCAGTGCCCGTGTTCCCGCGAAAAGCCCACGCCACGAGGAGTTCGCCGCCGATGTCCAGCAACATGTATCTCAAGTTCGAGAACCCGACGATCGCCGGGTCGAGCACGGCCCCGCAGCACGAGGGCGAGATCGAGGTCCTGTCGTGGAGCCACGGCTTCGTGCAGCCGACCAGCCCCACGCGCGTCGAGGCGGGGAGCGGAACGGCCGAGCAGGCGGTGCACCAGAACCTCACCTTCACCAAGTATGTCGATTCCTCCATGCACGAGCTGCTGAAGATCTGCTGGAGCGGAAAGCAGATCGGCAAGGCGACGCTGAGGTGCTTCCGCAGCGGCGCGGCGCCCGGCGACCCGGCGGTCGAATACCTGACCGTGGCGATGGAGCACGTCGTCATCTCCAACTACAGCATCTCGGGCGGGCCGGGCGAGGTTCCGCTGGAGAACGTGTCGCTCGACTACGGGATCGTGCAGTACGTCTACCGCGACCAGAAGACCAACCCGGCCGGCGACAGGGCCCGCGCGCGCCACGATCTGGAGAGGCGGAAGGTGGAGTAAAGTAGTCCCAAGTCCTAAGTCCTAAGTCCTGAGTGCTGAGTGCTGAGTGCTGGCCGGCACAGGCGAATTCGGGACTTGGGACTTAGGACTTGGGACTTAGCAGGATGCTAAAAAACAGTGCTTGGGCTTCGCCCGACTCCTCAAACCGGGGGTCGTCAGCAGGCCCAGCGTCCAGGGGAGCTCCGGGCGTGCCGTTTCGTCCTGTTTCGCACCGGAATCGGTGCGCGGAAGCGTC is a genomic window containing:
- a CDS encoding type VI secretion system tube protein Hcp, whose product is MSSNMYLKFENPTIAGSSTAPQHEGEIEVLSWSHGFVQPTSPTRVEAGSGTAEQAVHQNLTFTKYVDSSMHELLKICWSGKQIGKATLRCFRSGAAPGDPAVEYLTVAMEHVVISNYSISGGPGEVPLENVSLDYGIVQYVYRDQKTNPAGDRARARHDLERRKVE